TCAGCAAGGACTCTGCCGTGTGGGGGGCGTTCTTGAGCGGGTTGTCGTCCCGCGGCAGTCTGCCGGCCTCCACTTCGGCAATTTCGGCGCGGATGGCGATCATGGCCTCGACGAAACGGTCCAGCTCATACAGGCTTTCGCTCTCGGTCGGCTCCACCATCAGCGTGTTGGGCACGGGAAAGGACAGCGTCGGTGCATGGAAGCCGTAGTCGATCAGACGCTTGGCAACGTCCTCGGCCATCACGCCGCAGCTGTCCTTGAAGTGGCGCAGATCCACGATGCACTCATGGGCCACGTGCCCGTATTCGCCCGCGTACAGCGTGGGGAAGTGCTCCTTGAGCCGCGCGCTGATGTAGTTGGCGTTGAGGATGGCGGTCTCGGTTGCCAGCTTCAGGCCCGGTTCGCCCATCATGCGGATATACATCCAGCTGATTGGAAGAACGGCTGCATTGCCCAGAGGCGCTGCGCTGACAGCTCCCACCTGGCGGACAGCGCCTGCGGTGGCATGCCCCGGCAGAAAGGGCACCAGATCCTCGACCACGCATACGGGGCCGACTCCGGGGCCGCCGCCGCCGTGGGGAATGCAGAAGGTCTTGTGCAGGTTCAGATGGCTGACATCTCCGCCGAACTCGCCAGGCGCTGCAAGACCCACCAGGGCGTTCATATTGGCGCCGTCCACATAGACGCGGCCGCCATGGCTGTGCACCAGCTGGCACAGCTCCTTGACCTGGGTCTCGAACACGCCGTGCGTGCTGGGGTAGGTGATCATGATGCAGGCCAGATTGGCGCTGTGCTTCTCGCAGGCCAGCTTCAGATCCGCCATGTCCACGTTGCCGTTGTCGTCACATTGGGTGACCACGACCTGCAGGCCCACCATTTGCGCGCTGGCCGGGTTGGTGCCGTGGGCGCTGCTGGGAATCAGGCAGATATTGCGGTGTGCCTCGCCGCGTGACTCATGGAAGGCCTTGATGGCCAGCAGACCTGCGTATTCTCCCTGGCTGCCCGCATTGGGCTGCAGGCTGATGCCCGCGTAGCCCGTGGCCTGACACAGCCAGTCGCGCAGCTGCCGGTCCAGCTCGGCATAGCCTTGCAGCTGGTTGGAGGGCGCAAACGGGTGGATGTCGGCGAACGCTGGCCAGGTGATGGGAATCATCTCGCTGGTGGCGTTGAGCTTCATGGTGCAACTGCCCAGCGGGATCATGCTGCGGTCCAGTGCCAGGTCCTTGTCGCTGAGGCTGCGGATATAACGCAGCATGGCGGTTTCGGAATGGTGGGTGTTGAAGACCGGGTGGCTCAGATAGGCTGTGCTGCGCTGCAGGGATTCGGGGATCAGCGAGGTCGGGCCTTCGTCCATGGCCTCGATGGTGGGCAGAACCTGGCCCTCCTGGGCAAAGATGCTCCAGAGCAGCTCGACATCGGCCCGGGTCGTGGTTTCGTCCAGGCTGATGCAGAGATATTCATCCCAGGCCTTGCGCAGATTGACGCCTCGGGATACGGCACGGGCCGCCAGGGCATCGGTTGCCTCCCGGGTATGCAGGCTCAGTGTGTCGAAGGCCGTGTCGTGGTGATGGGCGCTGAAGCCCAGCTGGGCCAGGCCCCGGCTCAGGATCGCCGTCAGGCGTGCCACCCGCTGTGCGATGCGCTTCAGCCCCTGGGGGCCGTGGTAGACGGCATACATGCTGGCGATCACGGCCGGCAGGACCTGGGCCGTGCAGATATTGGACGTCGCCTTTTCGCGGCGGATATGTTGTTCGCGCGTCTGCAGCGCGAGGCGGTAGGCGGGCTTGCCATGCACATCGACGCTGACGCCCACCAGGCGACCAGGCAGGCTGCGCTTGTATTCGTCGCGGCAGGCCATGAAGGCTGCGTGCGGGCCGCCTGCGCCCATGGGCATGCCGAAGCGCTGGCTGTTGCCCACGACAATATCGGCACCCCATTCTCCGGGAGGTGTCAGCAGGGTCAGGGCCAGCAGGTCGGTTGCCACGATGGCAGCCGCCTGCTTGGCGTGAATGGCTTGCACATCGGCCTTCCAGTCCACAATCCAGCCGCTGGACGCGGGGTACTGGATGACCGCGGCAAACAGATCGCCTGCCAGCGCAGTTTCCCACTCCTGCTGGCTGTTGGCGATCACCACTTCGATGCCGATCGGCCGGGCGCGGGTCTGGATGACTTCAATCGTCTGCGGGTGCAGATCGCCGGCGAGCACGATGCGATGGCTTCTGGATTTGACAGAGCGCCTGGCCAGCGTCATGGCCTCGGCGGCAGCCGTGGCTTCGTCCAGCATCGAGGCATTGGCAATCGGCATGCCGGTCAGGTCGGTCACCATGGTCTGGAAATTGACCAGTGCTTCCATGCGACCCTGCGAAATCTCGGCCTGGTAGGGTGTGTAGGCTGTGTACCAGGCGGGATTCTCGAGGATGTTGCGCAGGATGACGCCCGGCGTGTGCGTGCCGTAGTAGCCCTGGCCGATAAAGCTCTTCAGCATCTGGTTCTTGCTGGCGATGGCCTTGAGTTCGGCCAGCGCAGCGGCTTCGGTAATCGGCGCCGGAAGATCCATGGGCCTGGCGCGGGCGATGGAGTCGGGCATCACATCGCGAATCAAGGCGTCCAGCGAGGGCTTGCCGATGGCGGCCAGCATTTTTTGCTGCTCCTCGGCGTCCGGGCCTATATGACGGGGGATGAATTCGTGGCTGTTTTCCAGCGCTTGCAGCGAAGCGACGGGGGCGGGAGGCGACATCAGCATGGGAGGGACCTATTCTCAAATACTGTGACTGACGGTTTGCATGCCAGGCATGCGTGAATGCCGTATGCCTGAAGGCATGCGGCCGGTGCTTCAAGCAGCGCTGGCCTGTTCCAGCGCGGTGTTCATCAGGGCCAGGCGTTCACTTTCCTGGTCGGCATATTCCCAATCGGGATATTTGCTGCGTGCCACGGTGTTCAGCCATTGCTGGCAGGCCAGGGCAAGCAGTGCCTGCTGGTGCAGATCGGCATCGATGCTGCCGGTGATCTTGAACTGGCCAAAGGCCGTGGCCACGTGGGCGCGGCAGACCGAGCGCAGATAGCTCTGGTTCATGTCGTCGCTGGCCAGCCATTGGGCCTTGGCCGCATCGTCATGAGCCAGCATGTCCTCGGGCACTGGCAGATCCCAGTCGCTCAGTTGCTGGTGCAAAAAACGCAGCGCCTTGGCGGGCTTGCTGCCCGTCTGCTCCTGGTACCACTCTTCAAGTGCGGCCAGTGTGTCGCTGCCGTCATCGTTGCCGAAGGGGCTGAAGTCGTCACCGCAGTCGTAGTAGAAGTCCTGGGTCGCGATGCGCACAAAGGCCGGGTGGCTGGTCTCGCGGGCGAGACCGACTTCCGGATCGTCGAAATACTGGATGGTGCTCATGGCTGCATGCAAAAACGGCCTTCGCAAAGCGAGGGCCGTTGATACGCTTAGTTGTCCTTGGCGAAGTCGTTGTAGGCGGTCTCTTCCATCAGACCTTCGAGCTCGCCCACATTGCTCATCTTGACCTTGAAGAACCAGCCTGTGGCCAGCGGGTCGCTGTTGGCGAGCGATGGGTCATCGCGCAGGGCTTCGTTGACTTCGACGATCTCGCCGGTCACGGGCATGTAGACATCGGCAGCAGCCTTGACGGACTCGACCACGCCTGCGACATCGCCGGCCTTGAAGGTGGAGCCCACGGCAGGCAGATCCACAAACACCACATCGCCCAGCGCATCCTGTGCGTGTACGGTGATGCCGACGATGGCGGCATTGGTGTCAGCGGCGTTGATCCACTCGTGTTCTTTGGAATACTTGATGCTCATGAAAAGCTCCAGATGGGGGATTCAGGGGAATCGGGTGTTGTTTGAGAAAGGTCCAGATCGCACTTTAGCGGTGTTCTGGCCGCTGTTTGGCAAACTGGCCCGTCTCATCCGCGGCGGCAGACCTAGCCGCGGTAGTAGCGGGTGGGAACGAAGGGCGTGGCGACCACTTTCATGGGCACGGGCTTGCCGCGCACCATGGCGAAGATTTCCGTATCGATGGCGGCGTAGTCGGGCTCGACATAGGCCAGCGCCACGGGCTGGTTGAGCGTGGGGCTGAGCAGGCCGCTGGTAATGTGGCCGATATGCTGCCCGTCCATGTTCTCCAGCACAGCGGGCTCGCGCACGGGAATGCGCTCCAGCGCAATCAGGCCCACGCGCTTGCGGCGCAGCGATTGCGGGTTCTGCAATTGCTCCAGCACGATGGCCGCACCGGGAAAGCCTCCCGCGCGTTCGCCGCCGCTGCGGCGCACCTTCTGCATGGCCCAGTTCAGCGCGGCTTCGACGGGCGTGGTGCTGGTGTCGATGTCGTTGCCATACAGGCAAAGTCCGGCTTCAAGGCGCAGCGAGTTGCGCGCGCCCAGACCGATGGGCGCCACCTCGGGCTGGGCCAGCAGCGCTTCGGCAAAAGCTGTTGCCGCTTCGCCGGGCAGGGAGATTTCAAAACCGTCCTCGCCCGTATAGCCGCTGCGCGTGATGTAGAGCGCATGGCCTTGCCAGTCGAAGTGATTGCCGGTCATGAAGACCAATTGCGCAACACCGGGAATCAGGCGCGAGAGTGCCGCAGCGGCTTGCGGGCCTTGCAGGGCCAGCAGGGCGCGCTCGGGCAGAGGGATGACCTCGCAGCGGTTGGCGATGCGGCTCTGGATATGGGCGATATCGGCCTCTTTGCAGGCGCCGTTGACGATGAGGAACAGATCTTCGCCACGGTTGACGAACATCAGGTCGTCCAGAATGCCGCCTTGCTCATTGAGCAGCAGGCCGTAACGCTGTTTGTGCTGTCCCAGGTCCATGACATCGACGGGCATCAGCGACTCAAGCGCGGCTGCGGCATCGGGGCCGCGCAGCAGCAACTGGCCCATGTGCGAGACATCGAAGAGGCCGGCGGCCTTGCGGGTGTGCAGGTGCTCGGCCATCAGGCCTTGAGGGTATTGCACGGGCATGGAGTAGCCGGCAAACGGCACCATGCGGGCACCCAGTTTCTGGTGCAGGGCAAACAGCGGTGTGGAACGCAGATCGGAAGAGGTGTCAGCAGCAGTCACAGGCAAGCGCTCCGGTGGTCAAACCAAAATGAGTGGCCATGCATGGCTGGGCCATGCGTGGCGGGCTTGCCCTGCTGTCCGCTTTACCTGAGAGATTCACCGCCCTTGCTTTCGCGGGCAGTTTGCTCCTTCGGTGGATGTCGGCGCACATAAGAAATGACGGCCTTCATCTCTCTCCAGCAAGGGACGCTGCAGGTTTGCACACCTTGCAGCGCTTGTCAGTCCTTTTGCCTGAGCGTTTTGACACCGGGTGGGGGTCTGCGCCTTCGGCGGTGCGAGGCAGCTTCAAGCTGCAGGCACTCTCTCCTGACGTTGGCAATTCTAGCGGTGGGCAGGGGACCTGCACCACCGCAATGAGTGGATTTTGGGGTTTTCGAGCACAGATCGTCTGTCACTGAGCTTGCGTTCTCACTGCGGGTCTGTGTTCATGGTGGGCGTGCGAGGGGCGTCGACTTCTTGGCGCGGAAACACCAACTGATAGGGCTGCTCGAAGCAGGACGTCACAGGCTGGCCCTGGCGCATGCCGGGCTTGAATTGCCAGCGTTTGAGCGATTGCAGTATGGACTTCACGATGCGTGGATCGGCATCGGCGGGCTGGTAGGCCACACGGCCGAGCTGACCTTGAGCTGTGACTTCCAGACGGAAGACCACCGTGGTCTCCAATCCGTTCGGAAACCAGTGGGCGCTGATGAAAGGCGTGGTGTGGCGGCGTGGAAGGGGTTGCTGGTCGAGCTGGGCGGGGGGCGTGCAATCTGCATTGATCCAGGCGGGCCAATTTACGGTTTGGCCGCCGGAAGCGGGGGCGGAGTCAGCCTGGGGCTGCAGGGGAGTGATGTCGGCCGCCTTAGGCGCCATGGCAGGGTTGCCGGCGCAGGCACTAAGCAGCACTGCTCCCAAGACGGCCGCGCATGCAGCAAGACAGCGTGAGTGGCGTGAAATATGCATGGCGGCATTCTCGGTCATCCCCGGTCGATTTTCGGACGCGCTCCCGATGTGTGCTGTTCAGCCTGGGGCGTATTTGTGTCCGGCCGGCCTTGTCCAGGGTTTGTCTTGCGGGGTCAAACGCCATGTCCGGAGGAGGCAAAACAGATTTTTTGCCGCAGATAGGATTATGACGTTCATCAAAGAACATTTATCCAAGGAGACAAAATGCCCGAAAAAGCCACGAACGAATTTTGGAAGAATCTGAAGCCGATTTCTGATTGCTTTCAGCCCGATGCGCAGCCGGAAGTTTATATACAGAACGCGCCCACTGAGGACGAGCGCTATTATGTTCCATTCTCAGAGACTGTATTGTCCCGCCCTCTCTGGATTTCTCCATCGCAAAACAAATGGTGCGATATTCTGATGGCCAAGGAAGCGGGTCTGGTCAATCGGCATTACCACCCGCATGAAGTATTTGCCTATACCATTTCCGGGAAATGGGGTTATCTGGAGCATGACTGGACGGCCCGTGCCGGTGATTTCGTCTACGAGACACCGGGGGAAGGCCATACCCTGGTGGCCTATGAACATGAGCAACCCATGCGTGCGTTCTTTATCGTCAAGGGGCCGCTGATCTGGCTCGATGATGACGGAAAGCCGGACGGATATTTCGATGTTCACAGCTACATAGAGCTATGCCGAAAGCACTATGAAAAAGTCGGCATAGGTGCAGATTATGTGGACACGCTTTTTCGATAGCTATCTGAAATTGGCTTGAAAATGCATCAGATGAAAGGCGGGATTTTCTGAATAATGGAATAACCCGCCAAAAACGGAATGGAGAGAGACATGAGACATCGAGATGAAGCCCTAAAAATCGGGTGGGTGAGCTATGAAAACAAGCTGCTGCTCATTCTGTTTTTCACTTTTGGTATCGTTTTTTTTGACCGCCTGGCATTGTCGTTCTTATTTCCTTTTGTCTCCAAGGAACTGGATCTGAACAATGCCCAGCTGGGTATGCTTTCGTCGATCCTGGCATTGGCATGGGCGGCTTCCGGTGCATTCTTCGGGGCCTACACAGACCGCAATGGCAAGCGCAAAACGGTGCTGATTCTTTCGGTACTGATGTTTTCGCTGTGTTCGGCCTTGTCGGGTCTGGTGGGCGGCTTTGTGGGGCTGTTGTTGTTGCGAGCGCTGATGGGTTTGGCGGAAGGGCCGATACTGCCGCTGTCGCAGACTCTGATGGTCGAAGCCTCTACGCCGAGCCGTCGCGGCCTCAACATGGGCTTGCTGCAGGGCTCGTCTGCGGGCTTGCTGGGCGCCGTGATCGCACCGCCGGTGATTGTTGCGCTGGCCGTGGCTTATGGCTGGCGCACTGCGTTCTACCTGACCTGCGTTCCGGGGCTGATTGCCGCAGCGCTTATCTGGCGCCATGTGCGAAGCACAGATAGCAGCGGCCAGGCCGAAGCCGTGCCGACAGGCTCACGCTGGGCTCTGCTGCGTGAGCGCAATATCTGGCTGAGCGTGCTGATCAGCTGCGTCTTCATGGCCTGGTTCGTAATCATCATCTCTTTTGCGCCGACCTATCTGGTCAATGCCAAGGGCTTCGAGCCGGGCACGATGAGTGCGGTCATGAGCTGCATGGGCGTGGCCTGGGTCATCTGGGGTTTCGCAGTGCCTGCCATTTCGGACCGGGTAGGTCGCCGTCCTGCACTGATCTTCTTCTCCTTTGTCGCGGCCTGCTGTCCGATGGCTTTTTTGCATGTGCAGTCACCGGCGCTGTTGGGCGGCTTGCTGTTGCTGACTTACACCGGCCTGGGCTGCTTCACGCTCTTCATGGCCACGATTCCGGCGGAGACCGTTCCGCGAGCGGCCATGGCCACGGCCTTGGGGATGATCATGGGTTTTGGCGAGCTGCTTGGTGGTTTCGTCGCCCCGACGCTGGCCGGGCTGGCAGCCGATCGGTGGGGACTTGATGTGGTGATGTGGGTGGCGGCTGCGGGTGCTCTGCTGGCGGGCATGCTTTCCCTGGGGCTGATTGAAACAGCGCCCAGGCGCGTTGGCAGCGGCTTGCTGGCTGCCGCATTGCAGGAGTCGCAGGCATGAAAGCTCTGAAATGGCATGGCGCTCTCGATCTGCGTCTGGAAGTCATCGAGCGCAGGCCCTTGAAGGCCGGAGAAATCCGCATCGAGGTAGCGTACTGCGGGATCTGCGGCAGTGACATGCATGAGTATCTGCACGGGCCAGACTCGATTCCGGTCAATGTCCCGCATCCCTTGTCCGGCCGTGTTGCGCCCATCGTCATCGGTCACGAATTCTGTGGCACGGTGGTGGAAGTGGCAGCAGATGTGAAAGGGCTCGGCGTTGGCGACAGGATTGCCGTGGAGCCGGAGTACCGCTGCGGGCACTGCATCTATTGCCGCAGCGGGCGCTACAACCTGTGCGAATCCATGGGCTTTGTGGGGCTCATGGGAGATGGTGGCATGGCAGAGGAAGCCGTGGTTCCCGCCTATATGGCGCATGTGCTGCCCCCTTCGCTGAGCTTTAGGCAGGCTGCGGTGGCCGAGCCTGCTGCAGTGGCATTGCATGCTGTGCGCCGAAGCGCGTTGCGCGCTGGCGACGATTGCGTCATCTTCGGCATGGGGGCCATCGGTCTGCTGCTGGTGATGATAGCCAGGCACCATGAAGCGGGCCGCATCATTGCCGTCGACGTCGATGCACGGCGCCTGGGTCTGGCGCGCGAGCTAGGCGCCAGCGACACGGTCGATGCCAGTCAGGGCGATGTGGTGCAGCAGGTGCGTGAACTCACGGGCGGGGTGGGCGTACCAGTCTCGTTTGAAGCGGTGGGCCGCCCGGAAACACTGCAGGGTGCTCTTGGAGTGCTGAGCAAGGGCGGCGAAGCCGTGCTGCTGGGGCTCATGCCCGAGGCGCGTATCGATACCTTCGATCTGGTCAACCGTGAGCTGCGCATTACCTCCAGCCTGGGCTATCGGGGCCTGTATCCGGAACTGCTGGAGCTGATGGCTCGCGGGGTCGTGGACGCAGGCAAGATCGTGACCCACGCCGTAAGTCTGGAAGCTGCCATACAGGACGGTTTTGAGCGGCTGGCGTCTGCAGGGGATGCGATCAAGGTGCTGGTGCAGCCGCAGTCGCTGGAAGTGGACCGAGATGCCGGGTCCGGCGCTCACGCCGGTAGTTCCTGAGTCTTGGTGGTGCCCGCAGCGCCTGCCGCTAAGTCGTAGCCCGGTGCAGACCGGGCTGCTCGCGCATTTGCGTAGGTGTCATGCCGTGGTGCGAGCGGAACCTGCGCGCAAAGTGGGCCTGGCTGGCAAAGCCGCAGCGGTAGGCGATTTCGGCGATGCTGTAGCGGCCCAGGGCAGCCTGGCGCAATTCTATGGCAGC
This DNA window, taken from Comamonas testosteroni TK102, encodes the following:
- the gcvP gene encoding aminomethyl-transferring glycine dehydrogenase gives rise to the protein MLMSPPAPVASLQALENSHEFIPRHIGPDAEEQQKMLAAIGKPSLDALIRDVMPDSIARARPMDLPAPITEAAALAELKAIASKNQMLKSFIGQGYYGTHTPGVILRNILENPAWYTAYTPYQAEISQGRMEALVNFQTMVTDLTGMPIANASMLDEATAAAEAMTLARRSVKSRSHRIVLAGDLHPQTIEVIQTRARPIGIEVVIANSQQEWETALAGDLFAAVIQYPASSGWIVDWKADVQAIHAKQAAAIVATDLLALTLLTPPGEWGADIVVGNSQRFGMPMGAGGPHAAFMACRDEYKRSLPGRLVGVSVDVHGKPAYRLALQTREQHIRREKATSNICTAQVLPAVIASMYAVYHGPQGLKRIAQRVARLTAILSRGLAQLGFSAHHHDTAFDTLSLHTREATDALAARAVSRGVNLRKAWDEYLCISLDETTTRADVELLWSIFAQEGQVLPTIEAMDEGPTSLIPESLQRSTAYLSHPVFNTHHSETAMLRYIRSLSDKDLALDRSMIPLGSCTMKLNATSEMIPITWPAFADIHPFAPSNQLQGYAELDRQLRDWLCQATGYAGISLQPNAGSQGEYAGLLAIKAFHESRGEAHRNICLIPSSAHGTNPASAQMVGLQVVVTQCDDNGNVDMADLKLACEKHSANLACIMITYPSTHGVFETQVKELCQLVHSHGGRVYVDGANMNALVGLAAPGEFGGDVSHLNLHKTFCIPHGGGGPGVGPVCVVEDLVPFLPGHATAGAVRQVGAVSAAPLGNAAVLPISWMYIRMMGEPGLKLATETAILNANYISARLKEHFPTLYAGEYGHVAHECIVDLRHFKDSCGVMAEDVAKRLIDYGFHAPTLSFPVPNTLMVEPTESESLYELDRFVEAMIAIRAEIAEVEAGRLPRDDNPLKNAPHTAESLLTADWQHGYSRETAAYPLPALRRAKYWSPVGRVNNVYGDRNLFCSCVPMDAYAN
- a CDS encoding MolR family transcriptional regulator is translated as MSTIQYFDDPEVGLARETSHPAFVRIATQDFYYDCGDDFSPFGNDDGSDTLAALEEWYQEQTGSKPAKALRFLHQQLSDWDLPVPEDMLAHDDAAKAQWLASDDMNQSYLRSVCRAHVATAFGQFKITGSIDADLHQQALLALACQQWLNTVARSKYPDWEYADQESERLALMNTALEQASAA
- the gcvH gene encoding glycine cleavage system protein GcvH, giving the protein MSIKYSKEHEWINAADTNAAIVGITVHAQDALGDVVFVDLPAVGSTFKAGDVAGVVESVKAAADVYMPVTGEIVEVNEALRDDPSLANSDPLATGWFFKVKMSNVGELEGLMEETAYNDFAKDN
- the gcvT gene encoding glycine cleavage system aminomethyltransferase GcvT encodes the protein MTAADTSSDLRSTPLFALHQKLGARMVPFAGYSMPVQYPQGLMAEHLHTRKAAGLFDVSHMGQLLLRGPDAAAALESLMPVDVMDLGQHKQRYGLLLNEQGGILDDLMFVNRGEDLFLIVNGACKEADIAHIQSRIANRCEVIPLPERALLALQGPQAAAALSRLIPGVAQLVFMTGNHFDWQGHALYITRSGYTGEDGFEISLPGEAATAFAEALLAQPEVAPIGLGARNSLRLEAGLCLYGNDIDTSTTPVEAALNWAMQKVRRSGGERAGGFPGAAIVLEQLQNPQSLRRKRVGLIALERIPVREPAVLENMDGQHIGHITSGLLSPTLNQPVALAYVEPDYAAIDTEIFAMVRGKPVPMKVVATPFVPTRYYRG
- a CDS encoding energy transducer TonB — encoded protein: MAPKAADITPLQPQADSAPASGGQTVNWPAWINADCTPPAQLDQQPLPRRHTTPFISAHWFPNGLETTVVFRLEVTAQGQLGRVAYQPADADPRIVKSILQSLKRWQFKPGMRQGQPVTSCFEQPYQLVFPRQEVDAPRTPTMNTDPQ
- a CDS encoding 2,4'-dihydroxyacetophenone dioxygenase family protein is translated as MPEKATNEFWKNLKPISDCFQPDAQPEVYIQNAPTEDERYYVPFSETVLSRPLWISPSQNKWCDILMAKEAGLVNRHYHPHEVFAYTISGKWGYLEHDWTARAGDFVYETPGEGHTLVAYEHEQPMRAFFIVKGPLIWLDDDGKPDGYFDVHSYIELCRKHYEKVGIGADYVDTLFR
- a CDS encoding MFS transporter, which translates into the protein MRHRDEALKIGWVSYENKLLLILFFTFGIVFFDRLALSFLFPFVSKELDLNNAQLGMLSSILALAWAASGAFFGAYTDRNGKRKTVLILSVLMFSLCSALSGLVGGFVGLLLLRALMGLAEGPILPLSQTLMVEASTPSRRGLNMGLLQGSSAGLLGAVIAPPVIVALAVAYGWRTAFYLTCVPGLIAAALIWRHVRSTDSSGQAEAVPTGSRWALLRERNIWLSVLISCVFMAWFVIIISFAPTYLVNAKGFEPGTMSAVMSCMGVAWVIWGFAVPAISDRVGRRPALIFFSFVAACCPMAFLHVQSPALLGGLLLLTYTGLGCFTLFMATIPAETVPRAAMATALGMIMGFGELLGGFVAPTLAGLAADRWGLDVVMWVAAAGALLAGMLSLGLIETAPRRVGSGLLAAALQESQA
- a CDS encoding 2,3-butanediol dehydrogenase gives rise to the protein MKALKWHGALDLRLEVIERRPLKAGEIRIEVAYCGICGSDMHEYLHGPDSIPVNVPHPLSGRVAPIVIGHEFCGTVVEVAADVKGLGVGDRIAVEPEYRCGHCIYCRSGRYNLCESMGFVGLMGDGGMAEEAVVPAYMAHVLPPSLSFRQAAVAEPAAVALHAVRRSALRAGDDCVIFGMGAIGLLLVMIARHHEAGRIIAVDVDARRLGLARELGASDTVDASQGDVVQQVRELTGGVGVPVSFEAVGRPETLQGALGVLSKGGEAVLLGLMPEARIDTFDLVNRELRITSSLGYRGLYPELLELMARGVVDAGKIVTHAVSLEAAIQDGFERLASAGDAIKVLVQPQSLEVDRDAGSGAHAGSS